Proteins encoded by one window of Haliotis asinina isolate JCU_RB_2024 chromosome 6, JCU_Hal_asi_v2, whole genome shotgun sequence:
- the LOC137287693 gene encoding uncharacterized protein MCAP_0864-like yields MSLTIDNVNQEDSKLSLTIDNVNQEDSKLSLTIDNVNQEDSKLILTIDNVNQEDSKLSLTIDNVNQEDSKLSLTIDNVNQEDSKLSLTIDNVNQEDSKLSLTIDNVNQEDSKLSLTIDNVNQEDSKLSLTIDNVNQEDSKLSLTIDNVNQEDSKLSLTIDNVNQEDSKLSQHMAYNR; encoded by the coding sequence ATGAGTCTGACTATAGATAATGTTAACCAAGAGGACAGCAAGTTGAGTCTCACTATAGATAATGTTAACCAAGAAGACAGCAAGTTGAGTCTGACTATAGATAATGTTAACCAAGAAGACAGCAAGTTGATTCTGACTATAGATAATGTTAACCAAGAAGACAGCAAGTTGAGTCTCACTATAGATAATGTTAACCAAGAGGACAGCAAGTTGAGTCTCACTATAGATAATGTTAACCAAGAAGACAGCAAGTTGAGTCTGACTATAGATAATGTTAACCAAGAAGACAGCAAGTTGAGTCTGACTATAGATAATGTTAACCAAGAGGACAGCAAGTTGAGTCTCACTATAGATAATGTTAACCAAGAAGACAGCAAGTTGAGTCTGACTATAGATAATGTTAACCAAGAAGACAGCAAGTTGAGTCTGACTATAGATAATGTTAACCAAGAAGACAGCAAGTTGAGTCTCACTATAGATAATGTTAACCAAGAAGACAGCAAGTTGAGTCAACATATGGCATATAACAGGTGA